Below is a window of Bacteroidota bacterium DNA.
TGATACATCTGTTTAAAGTCGCTTCAATGTAAAAATATTTATTTGCTATTCCTGTTGTTATTGTTGCATTTCTGCAACACATTTGATAGGATAATATCAATTCACAACATGCTGTATTTAAAACAACTAACTTTTGATATTCATACTTTTCAACACCATAGGGAAATGAACATGAGCCTGTTTGACATCTTGTACAACTATTTGAGCATACAGAAGTTATGTCAGTTGTGGAAGTTCTTGGCATTGTAGCTGTTGTAATAATTTGATTGGTTGATTTACACTTGATTGTAATGTTTGCATTACACGGATTAATTCCGTTACAATCTCTGTACATAACCAACTTTATTATAAAACTATCTTGTCCCATATTTGTATAGCTTAAATCTCCTCCCATAAACCAAGATGATTTTACTTCTGTGTTAAATAAAAATATTATTGCTAAACTTAATAAAAGACGAATACTTAATTTTTTCATAATTATAATTTTTTTATTTATTCAAAAACCAATTTCTCTACAATCTCACTTCCATTCATCAATCCAATTTTTAAGAAATAAATTCCTGTAAACTGTTTCTTTAATTCATAATTTTTTGCGTTTAAATCCTGAGCTTTTAAAACAGATTTACCTAAGGAATTATATAAATTAATAGATTGCATTTTTATTTCTGATTTGATGTAAATTTTTTCATTTGATGGGTTTGGATAAATCAATATTTCAGAATTCCCAACTTCTGTAATTCCGTTTACTTTGGCATTTATGAAAGCTAATTTTGTTAGAGAATCAGTACAGCCGAGGTCAGAAATTACTTTCAAACTCACATCATAATTCCCAACATTTTGATAAGTATAAACAGGATTCTGAACTATGGATGAATTTCCATCTCCAAAATCCCATTGAAACTGTGAAATTGCATTAAAACCTATTGTTGAAGAATCATAAAAATGAACAACAAAGGGAACTTCCCCTGAAATTATGTTTGCTCCGAAACTCGCAATTGGAATGTCTCCGATTTGAACAAAAATAG
It encodes the following:
- a CDS encoding PKD domain-containing protein; the protein is IIIDKTNPIVCKNNYYELNAQFENAQSMLWSKGQQADGIFDGNPNNLFIKYLHGNNDLSNQGFWIKAETQDTVCATKYDSIFVQIGDIPIASFGANIISGEVPFVVHFYDSSTIGFNAISQFQWDFGDGNSSIVQNPVYTYQNVGNYDVSLKVISDLGCTDSLTKLAFINAKVNGITEVGNSEILIYPNPSNEKIYIKSEIKMQSINLYNSLGKSVLKAQDLNAKNYELKKQFTGIYFLKIGLMNGSEIVEKLVFE